The following is a genomic window from Paenibacillus thiaminolyticus.
TGCACGGCTAGTGAAGCGAACCTGCCAGGCGGCCATGCAAGGTCGAAGTAGGGTGGAACCACGAGCAGAACGCACTCGTCCCTGTCAGGGAGAGTTGCGTTTTTTTGCGTTCCCGCGTGCGTTCATCAAGCTTGGACCAGTATGGAGGAAAGGGAGGCTGAAGCATGGAGATCAAGGTTACATTTCCAGACAATTCGAACAGGAGGTATACGCAAGGCACGACCATCGCGGACGTGGCGGCTTCGATCAGCACCAGCTTGAAGAAGCAGGCCATTGCCGGCAAAATCGATGGCGCGCTCGTGGATCTGAACCGGACGATCGAGCATGACAGCCTTGTTGAAATTATTACGCAGGACAGCCTGGAAGGGCTGGGCATCCTGCGTCACAGTACGGCGCATGTCATGGCCCAAGCCATTCAGCGGATATATGGAGCCGATCAAGTCAAGCTTGGGATCGGTCCGGTCATTGAGGATGGTTTCTATTACGATATCGATATCGAGCGGCCGCTGTCCACGGAGGATCTGGCGGCCATTGAACACGAAATGTCGCGCATCATTCAACAGAATCTGCCGATTGAGCGGCAGGTGCTCGGCCGTGAGGAAGCGCTGCGGCTATTTGAGCAACGGGAAGAGCCGTTGAAGCTGGAATTGATTGATGATCTGCCTGCGGACGCGGTCATCAGCATTTATAAGCAAGGTGAATTTGTTGATTTGTGCCGCGGTCCGCATATGCCGTCCACCGGACGGGTCAAGGCGTTCAAGCTGCAGAAGGTATCCGGAGCCTACTGGCGGGGCGACGCGAACAACAAAATGCTGCAGCGCATCTATGGCACGGCGTTCGTGAAGCAGGAGCAGCTTGACGAGCATCTGCACCGGCTGGAGGAAGCGAAGAAGCGCGATCACCGCAAGCTGGGCACAGAACTGGGCTTGTTCATGTTCTCCGAGGAAGCGCCGGGCATGCCGTTCTATTTGCTGAACGGGATGACGATTCGCACGGAGCTGGAGAACTTCTCGCGCGAGCTGCAGCGGCAGCGCGGTTACGAGGAAGTGCGGACGCCGTTCATGATGAACAACCGGCTGTGGGAGCAGTCGGGGCATTGGGATCATTATAAGGACAATATGTACTTCACGAAGGTTGACGAGACGACATTTGCGCTGAAGCCGATGAACTGCCCGGGACATATGCTGATTTTCAAAAATAGCCTGCACTCCTACCGGGAGCTGCCGATCCGGCTTGGCGAGTTCGGTCAAGTGCATCGCCACGAGATGTCGGGCGCCTTGAACGGCATGCTTCGTGTCCGCACGTTCTGCCAGGATGACGCGCATATTTTCGTCCGCCCGGATCAGATCGAGAGCGAGATCAACGAAGTCATGTCCTTGATTGACGAACTCTACAACATTTTCGGCTTCGAGTACAAGATCGAATTGTCTACCCGGCCGGAAGATTCCATGGGATCAGAGGCGCTGTGGAACGAGGCGGAACGGGCGCTGAAGCAAGTGCTTGATCGCCGAGGCGCCGATTATCGGATCAACGAAGGAGACGGCGCCTTCTACGGGCCGAAGATCGACTTCCATATCCTCGATGCCCTGAAGCGGAGCTGGCAGTGCGGAACGATTCAACTGGACTTCCAGATGCCGGAGAAATTCGGCCTCGCCTATATCGGCGAGGATAGCCAGAAGCATCGCCCGGTCGTGATCCATCGCGCAATGTATGGCTCAATCGACCGGTTCATCGGGATTCTGACAGAGCACTATGCCGGCGCCTTCCCGCTGTGGCTGGCCCCCGTTCAAGCGAAGGTGCTGCCTGTATCCGAGATGTTCACGGATTATGCGCTTCAGGTGAAGCAGGCGCTCGCAGCGCGCGGCATCCGTGCCGAAGCCGACGGCCGCAATGAACGGCTCGGATTCAAAATACGCGAAGCCCAACGCGCCAAAATTCCTTACATGCTCGTCGTCGGGGAGCAGGAGCAGCGGGATGGAAGCGTGTCTGTACGGAAGCGGGGCGAAGGCGATCTCGGATCGCAACCCATTCACGAATTGGCGGAGCTTATCGAGACAGAAATCCGGAAGAGACAGTAGATCCCTTCCCATTTCTCTGAAATTCCGGTACACTAAAAGAAATGGATGCACAATAACCGCCGCCGCTGCGCGCATCGGCGGCAATATCAAGAAGATAGCCCCTTGCGCCTCCGGCGGACGAGGGGCTGTTCCATGTCCGGGGGAATGAATATGCAGTTGATACAGCCAGAGAAGGTGCAGCATGCGCTGCAATTATGGCGAGAGAAGCCATTATATCTCCATCTCGAGATGACGACCGGGGCCTATGCGTCTCATCGCGACAAGACGAAGCATACCGCTTCCGCCTTCGTCACCAATACCGTCATCCGCTATGCGGAAGGCTCCATCGCCGGGAAGGGACCGTACCGCGTCGGACTGAAGACGCCGGGCGGCTGGGTATACGCGGAAGGCTTGACCCATTGGGACGAGCAGGCACAGGCGCATGGCAGATTGATTATGGCGGGCCATGATCAAGAAGGCAGACTGATTGTCAGTCTGCAGCTAAGCGAAGAACCATTCTAAGATGACGAAGAGGAGACCAGACATCATATGAACAGACAGCGTCATATTGCCGTCATCCTGCCGCACCCGGATGACGAAGGAATCATCGCCGGCACATTGGCCGCACATGTTCACGAAGGAACGGCTATCACCTACGCCTGCCTGACATTGGGGGAGATGGGGCGGAATATGGGCAATCCTCCGTTCGCGAGCCGGGCTACGCTGCCGATCATCCGCAAGGGAGAGTTGGAGGAAGCGTGCCGCCGCATCGGCATTCGCGACCTGCGGATGTGGGGATACCATGACAAAACGATAGAATTCGAAGACGAAGAGAAGCTCGCGGACCGGATCGAAGCCTTGCTGGCGGAAGTGGAGCCCGAATGCGTCTATACCTTCTATCCCGGGTACAGCGTTCATCCGGACCATGACGCAACCGGGGCCGCCGTCGTGCGGGCAGTGGGGCGGATGCCGGCGGCCAAGCGTCCCCGCGTCCTGTGCATCGCGATTGCCACCGGCCGCGAGAAGCTGCTCGGCCCGGCGGACGAGGTTCACGATGTCAGCGATTATGTCGAGCAGAAGATTCATGCGATTCATGCGCACAAGAGCCAGGTCCGGCACCTGCTTGGCGGCGGAACGGTGGATGATCCGGCGTTCCGCGCGCGATACAGCCGGGAACGGTTCTGGACGTATCTCTTCCCCGAGGAAGAAGAAGGGGCTCGCGCATAGGAAAGGCGGAGCTTGTCCAACTGGCATCTCCAGGCCCGGAGGGACGGTAGAAGCGAGCGCTTCTGCAGCTGCCCGGAAGGGACGGCATGCCTAGGCGTAGGCGCTGCCGTCCCATTGATAGAACGCGAGCAGGTCTAGATCCAGTTCAACTCCAATCCCCGTTCCTTCAGGAAGGGTGACGGCACCGTTCTTCGGCCGCAGCGGGACAAGGCGGGTGAACGGATTGTCCATCACGTCCCATTCCACCGGCTCGATCGAATCCTTGTCCATTTTGGTCCACGGTTCGATACATGCCTGGGCGAACATGGCGTATAAGCGGGACAGCGCCCCGTCATAGGCATGCGGAGCCGCGCGCATGCCGAATGTGCGCGCCAGGCCTACCGTATGCCTGTATTCATCGATCCCGGCCATATGCATCGGATCGGGCGTAATGATATCTATCGCCCGGCGCGTCAGCAAGGGCAGGAAGGCCGCTGCCGAGCCAAGATTTTCTCCGCCGGCAATCGGGACGGCGATCCGCTGTCTCAGCAGCGCGTACTCTTCGACCTGCGCCACAGGAAGCGGCTCCTCCAGCCACATCAGATTGGGCCACGACTGCAGCAGCGGCTGCCATTGCAGCGCCGCCGTGGCGTCATAGCTCTGATTCGCGTCGAGGGCCAAGCCGATGCCGCTCGACAGCAGCTTCTGCACCTCCCGCACATGATCCTGATCCTCAGCGAGAGACTTTCCGCCGATTTTTAGCTTGATCTTGTCGAATCCGTCGCTCAATGCCCTTTCCACTTGCTGCAGGGACAGCTGCTTCCAATCCGCGTCTTTGCTGTACGATTGGAAAGACGCGTATACGGGCACGCGATCCCGCTGCTTGCCGCCCCACAGGCCGCATACCGACAGACCGGACGCTTGGGCCATAATTTCCGTGCATGCCATGCTGACGGCTGCAGCCGCGCGCGAATGCCAATTCTGGATCGTCCGCAGCCAAGTGCCGCGCTCGAAGACCGGCTTGCCTAGCATAAAAGGAATAATCCGCTCATGGAAGCCGGAGTGCAGCGTCGGCAGCCAGTCGGCGCATTCTCCCCATCCGGTAACGCCGGTGTCGGTTGTCACCCGGATCATATAACTCGTCCGGTACATTTTCGGGCCATTGGCATCGCCATATGGCCGGGCAAGACGATAGAAGAGCGGAAAGGTCTCGATCTGCTGTATCCGCAAGGAACGGATCCCCCTTATACGTCGTTTTGCCGCTTAGTATGTGCCGGGACGGTAATTTTATGAAAAAATAGGGAATTACGCCTTAGCGGGAGATTTCATTCCCCGTTCTGCCTTCATAATGATGGGCGTGGGGAGTGCTTCCATTCACGGTCGTGACTCCTTCGAACATATGAATATGCCCGCCGCCAGGCAGGGGAATGGCCGGACCCGTCGTGCCTCTGATAATATGCGAATGTCCGGCATTGAATGTGGTCTTCGCATGATAGTCATGCGTATGCTGCACTCCGCTCGGGGCCGGTTCCGTCGTTCCGGCGTATTCATGCCGATGACCGACATTTACGGACGTGATGCCGGAAAATTCATGTACATGCACAGGTCTCCCATTCCAAGAAGTAATATATAGCTTATGGGAGTGCTCCTTCCCCTCCTCGCTATGATGCACAAATCCGGTAACCGGGATTTCCATGATTGCAATCTCCTTCCATCGATGATTACCTACATCGTATGATTGGGGGAGTTCAATGGTACCGCTCAAGTCAAGCCAATTTTGCGGCTTCGGGACAAGCTGCGCCCCGGTGCTGACGGGGGATGCGGCGGCTGGGATTCCCGCCAAGAGCCCTCCTTGCACAGAACAAACCCGATCGGGCATGTTCGCCTGATCGGGTTAGCATCGTTCCGGGCTAGCCGGCTGCCGGAATCGGCACGATTACAGCCATTCTCCGAATTTACGGATATACCAGCTTTTGACCATCTGGGTCAGCACGCAATAACAGAGCAAGGTCGCGACAAGCCATGGGAAATACGACAGCGGCAGCGGCACCAGGCCGATGGCAGCGCCCATTCCCGTAAATGGAAGCGCCACTCCGCATGCCATGATTAGACTCGTCAGCAGCAGGACGGGTCTGCTCGCCGTGCTTTGGACAAATGGGATTTTCTCGGTGCGGATCATATGCACGATAAGCGTCTGCGACAGCAAGCCCTCGATGAACCAACCGGAATGGAACAGCGCCTGCTGATCGACGGAATTGGCCGAGAAGACATACCACATCAAGGCATACGTCGTAATATCGAAGATCGAGCTGATCGGACCGATGAACACCATAAATCGGCTGATCGATTTTGCATTCCATTTCTGCGGCTTCCGCAAATACTCTTTGTCCATTTTATCCCACGGAATCGAGAGCTGGGAGATATCATAGAACAGATTTTGCAGCAGCAAATGGATCGGCAGCATCGGCAGGAAGGGAAGGAAGGCGCTGGCTGCCAGGACGCTGAACATATTGCCGAAGTTGGAGCTCGCGGTCATTTTAATATATTTGATCATGTTGCCGAACGTCTTCCGTCCTTCGATGACGCCTTGCTCCAGCACCATTAAGCTTTTTTCCAGCAAGATCATATCCGCCGATTCCTTAGCGATATCGACCGCGGTATCGACAGAAATGCCTACGTCCGCTTCCTTCAGCGACACGGCGTCATTGATGCCGTCGCCCATGAACCCGACCGTATGGCCTCTGCTTTTGAGGACACGAACGATTCTCGCTTTTTGCAGCGGATTGATCTTGGCGAACACGGTAGTTAGCTCCGCGATCTCGGCCAGCTGCTCATCCGTCAGCGCATCCACGGCCTCACCAAGCAGAACCGCCTCGGTCCGGATCCCGACATCCTGGCATACTTTGCAGGCGACGGCCGCATTGTCTCCCGTGATAACTTTCACATTGACTCCGTTGTCTGCCAGTGCCCGGATAGCCTCCTTGGCGGAAGGCTTCGGCGGATCCAGGAAGGTGAGACAGCCAACCAGCACAAGGTTCTGCTCATCCTGGATTCCGTAGGGCTCCTCCCGGGATGGGACTCGCTTCATCGCTACGGCGAGTACGCGCAAGCCGTCTTCGTTCAGTTCCTGAGCGAGCCGCTGCGCTTTGTCCGCCCGCTCCGGCGTAAGCGGAACGACTTGGCCCTCCTCATAGACATGGGCGCAGATGTCGAGTATTTCTTCCATCGCTCCCTTGCACACGAGCAGATGCTCTTCCTGCGAGGCGCGGAGGACGACAGACATGCGGCGACGGTTGAAATCGAATGGAATCTCATCGAGCTTCTTATATTCATTTATCAAATGGGAATACTCGGTATGCTTCAATATGGCGGCATCCAGCAGATTAGACAGGCCGGTCTGATGGTAGCTGTTCAAGTAAGCATATTCCAGCACGCGTCTGTCCGGATTGCCGTTCGTGTCAAGATGCTGTTCCAGTACAATATGGTCTTCCGTCAACGTTCCCGTCTTGTCCGTACACAGAATATCCATCGCGCCAAGATTCTGGATCGCGTGGAGACGCTTCACGACGACTTTGTTGCGGGCCATTGTTGCCGCTCCTTTGGCCAGATTCCCGGCCACGACGACGGGCAGCATTTCGGGCGTCAGTCCGACGGCCACCGACAGGCCGAACAAGAGAGCGTCCCACCAGTCTCCCTTCGTGAATCCGTTGACGAAAAAGATAACCGGAACCATAATCAGCATGAAGCGGATTAGGAGATAGGTGATGCTCTTCACGCCGAGATCGAAGCTGGTGAGCGGAGCTTTGCCCGTCAGCTGGCTGGCCATTGAACCGAAGTACGTATCCGGACCCGTCGCAATTACGACGGCCGTCGCCGAGCCGCTGACGATATTCGTTCCCATGTAGCACATATTCGTTAACTCCAGCGCGTTGGCGGGATTGCTTCGGCGCGTATTCCCCGGCCGGGACATGCCGCTCGGCAGCGTATCGATTTTTTCGACCGGCATCGCTTCGCCCGTCAGGGCGGATTCCGCGGCATAGACATCCTTAGCGGCGAGTAGCCGGACATCCGCCGGGACCATGTCCCCGGCGGACAAGTGAATAATATCCCCGGGCACGAGCAGCTTGTTGTCGATGTCCTGGCGGCGGCCTTCCCGGCTAACCGTGGTCGTCGTGCTGACCAGGGCCCGCAGCTTCTCCGCCGTGCGCGCAGAACGGAATTCCTGGGTGAACGTGATGATGACGCTGACGGTGACCATAGTCGAAATAATAACTACGGCTTCGATATCCGAATCGGCTATATAAGAGAAGGCCGCAAGGAACAGCAGGATCAATATAAATGGATTGGCAAAGCAACTCAACAGTTGAATATACCATGCCGGCGGCTTTTCATGAGCCACTTCGTTTTTGCCGCAGTCCTCCATCCGGGCGTTAGCCTCGGCATCGCTCAGGCCCTCGGGGCGGGTGTTCCATTCCTCCATCACATCTTCTTCCAGCAATACGGAGGCCTGGATGAGGCGCTCTGCGATGCGTTTCGTCAGTTTATCTTTATTTTTCAAATTTTTCAATTTCCGTGCCATTGTCAATTCCTCCTCTCGCAGGTCATCTTAGAATCCCTACGGTATCGATTCGTTCGAACACAAACATAAAAAAGCTCCCCCTGTATTCCAGAGGGAGCCTGAACCGTCTACCGATGCGTTCAAGTCACATACGCATACTTAAATAAACCCGCCGCCATCGATTTTTTGCGGGGGAATGAAATAAGTCGGGTATCGCTTGAAGAGCAACAAGCAGACGGCTCTTCCTCAGTACAGGATGTTGTCGCCTATGCGGCTGTTGACTGCTAGGTCCGCTGTCCATGGACGCATTCCCCCTTTTCACAATAGAAATGAAAAAACCCTCCAGCAGAGCTAGAGGGTTGAAATACGCGCAGAAATAGAGACTACAACGTCATTTGCTCCCCCTAGTCTAGTTTTAGCACTATACAACGTAAAGAACGTCCGCTCTTAGCCACCTTAAGAAAAGCCTTAATCCGGCAGTTCCTGTTCTACCCATTGGTATCTTTCGATATTTCCGGGCAGTGGCCTATGTTTGTATAGGAGCCTCACCTAACGAGGATTTGATGAAAATTACTTTGTTATCATATGTCTTGTTTGAGTCGTTTGTCAATGGCAAGTCATCAAATGGAATAAATTATGATTTTCTTTTCGCTCTTCTCCGTTTTCTTGCGCTGGAGCAAAATACATCCTTCTCTTTTACGGGAAACACATGCTTGAAAACCGGCACACAGAAATGTTGATTAATGATCTCGATCGGGTGAACGACTTCGACCTTCTGCGGATGATACGTTTTGTTGAAGATATATTGAGGCGGATCGAATACCGCTTTGCTCGGGCAGAACTCTTCGCCTTTGCATCCATGAGACATGAGTCTCAGCTCCTCTCTCCCAATAGTGTCGAACCTAGTGCATTATATGCATGGCGTTTTGGCCTTGATTGGACATTCTTCCCGCAGACAGCCACCTAGAAATTGATAAACGCGGAATTGGAGGGACATTTGCAAGCAAGGGGTTGAAATTCGAGAAAAGATAGTTGATACTACAGCGAGAGGGCAGGAAGACAGGAAGATTATCATCAAGCTTCCTGCTCTACGAAGAGCGAAGCGGGGTAGACATTGTTGAAAGTCATCAAATCAGTGCTGGTCTTTCTATTGAGCTTGCTGCTGCTAGCGGGCTGCGGTCTGGACAGCAAGCCATCCGCGATTCCGGATTCGGGCAAGCAGGAGCTGACCGGCTTCGAAGAGGTTGCGAACTATATTAAGTCACACCAGCAATTGCCGGATAATTTCATCACGAAGGAGGAAGCCAAGAGGCTGGGCTGGGATGCCCGCCAAGGCAATCTGCACGAGGTTGCGCCAGGTAAAAGCATCGGCGGCGACATATTCCGCAACCGTGAAGGGAAGCTGCCCAAGCAAAAGGGCAGAATCTGGTATGAAGCGGATATCAACTATACGGAGGGCCATCGGGGGAAGGACAGAATTGTATTTTCCAACGACGGGCTGATCTATAAGACCGAAGATCATTATGAGACGTTCGAACCGATAGATTGAGAAAGGGGGGAGCCCGTGCGTAACGTAGTCGTAGAGGGAAGCTCCATCGAGAGCAAGGAGCAACTGCATACATTCCTGCAGGAAGCGCTCGAATTGCCGGAGCATTACGGCCGCAACCTGGACGCGCTATGGGATTGTCTTGCCGGATATGTCGAGCTGCCGCTTACGGTCACCTGGCTGGACTATGAGACAAGCGAGCAAAAATTGGGCGAATACGGCCGGAAGCTGCTCGATCTATTCGAAGAGGCGGCCGAGGAGATCGAAGGATTTTCGTTTGTCGTCCAGGCTTGAATAGACGGACGGAAAGACCGCTCCAGCACATAAAGTAACCGTTTCTGGGTCAAATGGAGGCATCGCCGCAACCATTGACAAGGAGACGGTTTTTTTGTGCATTTCGGGAGCCGGGACCAGTTCGACGAAGCCCGTTTTTTCCGCGAAAAGAGGACGTTCTCCCGCTGAACCAGGATAACAGTGAAAACGCGAGCTACAGCGAGCCCGGTAAAGAAAGCTGCTTCTGTAACCGCTGCCGCTTCCTCTACTCTTGCTAAAAAGGAATTTTTCTGCCTTTCCGCCTCCTTTACAAAGTGTAGAGGCAAGCGTAATATACGATTCATAAATTTCAAATATTTTCATTTCACAATCGCTGAGTTTCCGCAAGGAAAGCGGGGGAACCAACGGTGACGCCTGATCGGTGTGAGAGTCGATCAGCGGCACATGGGGTGAATCCTGAGCGCGGCGCCTAGGGCCGCATCACTCAGGTAGGGCGACTCTCACCGCCCGAATCCGACAGCTAACCTCGTAAGCGTTGTTGAGTGCGGCATTCCGCGATCCGCGGCTGCTGCGCTCATGAGGGAGAGGATGATGAACTTGTGACCATTGCGGCCGCAGGGGGGGTCCTCTGCGGTCTTTTTTATGCCAATTGCACATGATTGTCTGTATCGCTGAATCCCTGCACGGCAGGGAGCGGGGGAACCAACCGGATGTCTGGGCACATTCATGGGGTGAATCCCGGGGCATGCGGCGGCGCGAATGATGCGCCATGTCCCGAGGTAGGGCGACTCTCTCGCCCGAATCCGACAGCTAACCTCGTAAGCGTACCGAGAGAGGCAACGAACGTCGTGAAAGACACGGTTATTTTTGCTGTGCCTGGAAGCCGCGAGAAGAGTTCCTCTTGTTGCCGGCTTCTTTTTTTGTTGCTGTCTCCGGACGAAGAATCGGAGGAGAGAAGAAATGGGTCAACAGGAAGTCGTATTGGTGTCTGCGGCGAATGCCGCAGGCGAAGCGTTCGTCAAGCTGCTGGCGGAGAAGGACATTCCCTTCGCCGCCCTGGCGAACAACCGTGCGGAGCTGAAGCGGATGCGCGCTCTGGGCGCTCGCCATCTCATTATGCTTCATACGGCCGATGAGAAAACATGGGTCATCCCGCAGCTGGCCGTCGGCAAAATCTTTTTGTTCGAACGAAGCTTGAATCTGTGCTGCCGGTACCTGCAAATCTGCCGGATCTGGACGTCGAAGCCGATTTATGTTATTACGGAACATCCAAATCCGCGGCTCGTCTACCGCGGCTTGGGCGCCAACTATGTCATTTATACAGCGAGCCGGAATTATTCGTTCCTGGTAACGGACGATCTGGCCGCTCATTCCTAAGGAGGTATCCGCATGTCCGATCTCGTTATGGCTGTGCTCATTGCTGCGGCATTCGCCCTGTTCTATGGCTTCTTGGCCTGGTGCGGGCGGGTCGTGGATGAAGGAGGAGAGCGAGGATGATCGTTATCGGGATGGTTACTGTCTTTCTCTTCTTATATTTAGGCTACGCTCTGGTTCATCCGGAGAAATTCTGAGGCAGTAGAAGGAAATAAGGGAGGCAACCTCTATGGACTGGCTGCAAATCGCCGTCGTGCTGCTGGCGCTGTTATTGCTGGTGAAGCCGCTTGGCACTTATATATACCATGTGTTCTCCAATGAGCCCAATCGCACGGACCGGCTGTTCGGACCGGTGGAGAACGC
Proteins encoded in this region:
- the thrS gene encoding threonine--tRNA ligase translates to MEIKVTFPDNSNRRYTQGTTIADVAASISTSLKKQAIAGKIDGALVDLNRTIEHDSLVEIITQDSLEGLGILRHSTAHVMAQAIQRIYGADQVKLGIGPVIEDGFYYDIDIERPLSTEDLAAIEHEMSRIIQQNLPIERQVLGREEALRLFEQREEPLKLELIDDLPADAVISIYKQGEFVDLCRGPHMPSTGRVKAFKLQKVSGAYWRGDANNKMLQRIYGTAFVKQEQLDEHLHRLEEAKKRDHRKLGTELGLFMFSEEAPGMPFYLLNGMTIRTELENFSRELQRQRGYEEVRTPFMMNNRLWEQSGHWDHYKDNMYFTKVDETTFALKPMNCPGHMLIFKNSLHSYRELPIRLGEFGQVHRHEMSGALNGMLRVRTFCQDDAHIFVRPDQIESEINEVMSLIDELYNIFGFEYKIELSTRPEDSMGSEALWNEAERALKQVLDRRGADYRINEGDGAFYGPKIDFHILDALKRSWQCGTIQLDFQMPEKFGLAYIGEDSQKHRPVVIHRAMYGSIDRFIGILTEHYAGAFPLWLAPVQAKVLPVSEMFTDYALQVKQALAARGIRAEADGRNERLGFKIREAQRAKIPYMLVVGEQEQRDGSVSVRKRGEGDLGSQPIHELAELIETEIRKRQ
- a CDS encoding ribonuclease domain-containing protein, with protein sequence MKVIKSVLVFLLSLLLLAGCGLDSKPSAIPDSGKQELTGFEEVANYIKSHQQLPDNFITKEEAKRLGWDARQGNLHEVAPGKSIGGDIFRNREGKLPKQKGRIWYEADINYTEGHRGKDRIVFSNDGLIYKTEDHYETFEPID
- a CDS encoding YmaF family protein, which gives rise to MEIPVTGFVHHSEEGKEHSHKLYITSWNGRPVHVHEFSGITSVNVGHRHEYAGTTEPAPSGVQHTHDYHAKTTFNAGHSHIIRGTTGPAIPLPGGGHIHMFEGVTTVNGSTPHAHHYEGRTGNEISR
- the mgtA gene encoding magnesium-translocating P-type ATPase, whose translation is MARKLKNLKNKDKLTKRIAERLIQASVLLEEDVMEEWNTRPEGLSDAEANARMEDCGKNEVAHEKPPAWYIQLLSCFANPFILILLFLAAFSYIADSDIEAVVIISTMVTVSVIITFTQEFRSARTAEKLRALVSTTTTVSREGRRQDIDNKLLVPGDIIHLSAGDMVPADVRLLAAKDVYAAESALTGEAMPVEKIDTLPSGMSRPGNTRRSNPANALELTNMCYMGTNIVSGSATAVVIATGPDTYFGSMASQLTGKAPLTSFDLGVKSITYLLIRFMLIMVPVIFFVNGFTKGDWWDALLFGLSVAVGLTPEMLPVVVAGNLAKGAATMARNKVVVKRLHAIQNLGAMDILCTDKTGTLTEDHIVLEQHLDTNGNPDRRVLEYAYLNSYHQTGLSNLLDAAILKHTEYSHLINEYKKLDEIPFDFNRRRMSVVLRASQEEHLLVCKGAMEEILDICAHVYEEGQVVPLTPERADKAQRLAQELNEDGLRVLAVAMKRVPSREEPYGIQDEQNLVLVGCLTFLDPPKPSAKEAIRALADNGVNVKVITGDNAAVACKVCQDVGIRTEAVLLGEAVDALTDEQLAEIAELTTVFAKINPLQKARIVRVLKSRGHTVGFMGDGINDAVSLKEADVGISVDTAVDIAKESADMILLEKSLMVLEQGVIEGRKTFGNMIKYIKMTASSNFGNMFSVLAASAFLPFLPMLPIHLLLQNLFYDISQLSIPWDKMDKEYLRKPQKWNAKSISRFMVFIGPISSIFDITTYALMWYVFSANSVDQQALFHSGWFIEGLLSQTLIVHMIRTEKIPFVQSTASRPVLLLTSLIMACGVALPFTGMGAAIGLVPLPLSYFPWLVATLLCYCVLTQMVKSWYIRKFGEWL
- a CDS encoding potassium-transporting ATPase subunit F, with translation MVTVFLFLYLGYALVHPEKF
- a CDS encoding YojF family protein, which encodes MQLIQPEKVQHALQLWREKPLYLHLEMTTGAYASHRDKTKHTASAFVTNTVIRYAEGSIAGKGPYRVGLKTPGGWVYAEGLTHWDEQAQAHGRLIMAGHDQEGRLIVSLQLSEEPF
- the bshB2 gene encoding bacillithiol biosynthesis deacetylase BshB2 — translated: MNRQRHIAVILPHPDDEGIIAGTLAAHVHEGTAITYACLTLGEMGRNMGNPPFASRATLPIIRKGELEEACRRIGIRDLRMWGYHDKTIEFEDEEKLADRIEALLAEVEPECVYTFYPGYSVHPDHDATGAAVVRAVGRMPAAKRPRVLCIAIATGREKLLGPADEVHDVSDYVEQKIHAIHAHKSQVRHLLGGGTVDDPAFRARYSRERFWTYLFPEEEEGARA
- a CDS encoding barstar family protein is translated as MRNVVVEGSSIESKEQLHTFLQEALELPEHYGRNLDALWDCLAGYVELPLTVTWLDYETSEQKLGEYGRKLLDLFEEAAEEIEGFSFVVQA
- a CDS encoding mandelate racemase/muconate lactonizing enzyme family protein, translated to MRIQQIETFPLFYRLARPYGDANGPKMYRTSYMIRVTTDTGVTGWGECADWLPTLHSGFHERIIPFMLGKPVFERGTWLRTIQNWHSRAAAAVSMACTEIMAQASGLSVCGLWGGKQRDRVPVYASFQSYSKDADWKQLSLQQVERALSDGFDKIKLKIGGKSLAEDQDHVREVQKLLSSGIGLALDANQSYDATAALQWQPLLQSWPNLMWLEEPLPVAQVEEYALLRQRIAVPIAGGENLGSAAAFLPLLTRRAIDIITPDPMHMAGIDEYRHTVGLARTFGMRAAPHAYDGALSRLYAMFAQACIEPWTKMDKDSIEPVEWDVMDNPFTRLVPLRPKNGAVTLPEGTGIGVELDLDLLAFYQWDGSAYA